One region of Oncorhynchus nerka isolate Pitt River linkage group LG22, Oner_Uvic_2.0, whole genome shotgun sequence genomic DNA includes:
- the LOC115125356 gene encoding Golgi reassembly-stacking protein 1-like, whose translation MGISQSSIVPDGGTSGYHVHGIQDNSPAHHAGLEPFFDFILSIGNTRLNRENDLLKALLKANVEKAVRLEVWSNKALRVRELEVVPSNMWGGQGLLGASVRFCSFQGAHEKVWHVLDVESNSPAALAGLQAHQDFIVGADQVLQDSEDLFTLIESNEGKPLKLLVYNTGTDLCRELVVTPNGAWGGEGSLGCGIGYGYLHRIPSCPVNLNSHGALPLPDDNSRTREIPPGHHTEPGEGVLGPQQPIQVPSLHLPPPIQRIMDPGLPQRKLPPLCNFLS comes from the exons ATGGGCATAAGTCAAAGCTCAATAGTACCCGACGGGGGGACAAGTGGATACCATGTCCATGGG ATCCAAGACAACTCCCCTGCACACCATGCTGGTTTGGAGCCATTCTTTGACTTCATCCTATCAATAGGAAACACCAGACTG AACAGAGAGAATGACCTGCTGAAGGCCCTTCTGAAGGCCAACGTGGAGAAGGCAGTGAGGCTGGAGGTGTGGAGCAACAAGGCTCTTAGGGTCAGAGAGCTGGAGGTGGTTCCTAGCAACATGTGGGGGGGCCAGGGGCTCCTGGGGGCTTCTGTACGCTTCTGCAGCTTCCAGGGAGCCCATGAGAAGGTCTGGCACGTCCTG GATGTGGAATCTAATTCCCCAGCAGCGTTGGCTGGCTTGCAGGCACACCAAGACTTCATTGTTGGAGCGGACCAGGTGTTGCAAGAT TCTGAGGACTTGTTCACCCTGATCGAGAGCAACGAGGGCAAGCCTCTGAAGCTGCTGGTCTACAACACTGGGACAGACCTCTGTAGAGAGCTGGTGGTTACCCCCAATGGAGCCTGGGGCGGAGAGGGCAG CTTAGGTTGTGGTATTGGATACGGCTACTTGCACCGAATCCCAAGCTGTCCTGTTAACCTGAACAGCCATGGGGCCCTTCCTTTACCTGATGACAACAGCAGAACCCGAGAGATCCCCCCTGGCCACCACACTGAG CCGGGTGAAGGAGTGTTGGGTCCGCAGCAGCCCATCCAGGTCCCCTCTCTACATCTACCTCCTCCCATCCAGAGAATCATGGACCCAG GACTCCCCCAGAGGAAGTTGCCACCACTATGTAATTTCCTGTCCTAG